From Paenibacillus sp.:
GATGGGCGCGACGCCGACGCCGATGGCCTTCGGCGAAGTGTACTCCTCGCTGCAAACGGGCGTCATCGACGCGCAGGAAAACCCGCTCGCATTCATCGACAGCAACAAACTGCTTGAGGTTCAAGATTATGTCATGCTGACGAACCATGTATACGGTTACGTTCTTCTTACAATGAGCGATCTGACGTACCAAAAGCTGAACGAAGAGCAGCGCAAAGCGGTCGAGGAAGCGGCGAAGGAAGCGACGGAATTCGAAAACAACCTCGTCGCCGAGCAAGAAACGCAGCTCGTACAGAAGTTCAAAGACAACGGCACGCAAGTCATCGAAGTCGATACGGCTCCGTTCATGGAAAAGGCGAAGACGGTCCATGCCGAATTCGCAGAGAAATACGGACAAGAGCTGTACGACAGCATCGTTAACGTTCAGTAACGCACCAATCGACCGGCGCTTCTACCAAAGCTTGACGCGCCGGTCTTTTTCTTGAGGAGGTTCGCGAAATGCAACTGATTGTCAAATGGGTGGATCGGCTGAATCAAGTCGTGTCCGTCGTCGTCTCGGCGATGCTGGCGTTGATGGCGATCCTCATCATCACGCAAGTCTTTTGCCGGTTCGTCATTAATTATCCGCTCCATTGGACGGAAGAGTTATCCCGTTTCTTAATGATTTACGTCGTCTTCCTCGGCTCCGCGCTCGCGCTGCGGCACAATAAGCTGATCGCCATCGAAGCGCTGGCCGAATCGGTCAAACCGAGCATACGGAAATGGTTGAAAATCGGCGTGCTGCTCGTGTCGATCGTCTTCTTCGTGATCCTGATGAAGCAGGGTCTCGATATTCAAAGCGTCGTCAGCCGGCAAACGGCCGCGGGTCTCGGCATTCCGATGTCCATCCCGTACGCGGCGATTCCGATCGGCGCGCTGCTGCTGCTCATTAACGCCGTGACCGTCATCATCGTCACGCTCACGTCGCCGGCGACGGAAGAGACGACGCAACTGGAGGAGAGAATATAATGGGTATCATACTATTCGTCCTTCTGCTGCTGTTCTTTGCGCTCGGCGTGCCGATCGCGGTATCGATGGGGCTTGCTTCCGCGGTCGCGCTCTGGTACGACGGCGGCACGCCGCTCATCGTCCTCGCGCAGCGTTCGTTCACGTCGCTCGATTCGTTCCCGCTCATGGCGATTCCGTTCTTCGTCCTCGCCGGGACGATCATGGAATTCGGCGGCATCAGCAGAAGGCTGGTCGCCTTCGCGAACGCGCTGACGGGCCATTTCTCCGGCGGTCTCGCGATCGTGACGGTCGTCACGTCGATGTTCTTCGCGGCCATCTCCGGTTCGAGTGCGGCGACGACGGCGGCGCTCGGCAGCATCTTGATCCCGGCGATGATCTCGCGCGGCTA
This genomic window contains:
- a CDS encoding TRAP transporter small permease, with product MQLIVKWVDRLNQVVSVVVSAMLALMAILIITQVFCRFVINYPLHWTEELSRFLMIYVVFLGSALALRHNKLIAIEALAESVKPSIRKWLKIGVLLVSIVFFVILMKQGLDIQSVVSRQTAAGLGIPMSIPYAAIPIGALLLLINAVTVIIVTLTSPATEETTQLEERI